Proteins from a single region of Synchiropus splendidus isolate RoL2022-P1 chromosome 3, RoL_Sspl_1.0, whole genome shotgun sequence:
- the LOC128755550 gene encoding protein adenylyltransferase SelO-like isoform X3, giving the protein MLLTFARAPLKLTALLTTLDTRKSRWNASAEKLIQNLENFRVSCEKLIDAFPLDAIDRNFVRIVKNCIFSRSTPTPLRGPVRLAAVSQDAVEQILDLDMNVTHSEDFLSFVSGSKLPRGSEPLAHRYGGHQFGYWAGQLGDGRAHFLGQYSNRKGEVWELQLKGSGKTPYSRSGDGRAVIRSSVREFLCSEAMHFLGVPTSRAASLVVSEEPVLRDQFYDGRVKTEKGAVVLRLAKSWFRFGSLEILAQSGEIDLLRKLVDFVIVEHFPLIDAEDPDKYLVFYSVVVNQTAHLIAQWMSLGFAHGVCNTDNFSLLSITIDYGPFGFMEEYDPDFVPNTSDDEGRYKIGAQAGVGLFNLEKLLQAVSHMLTREQQILAGKALKAFSDIYQARIHQLFTAKLGLQGEMEEDGHVIAFLLKVMEETKSDFTMTFRQLSEVTVQQLHNRDFAESWALQDLSSHPRFSDWLDLYLRRLSRQPTDTDVKRRQRMRSVNPRYVLRNWMAESAIKKAEMSDFSEVAVLHHVLSSPFLTQGSAEEAGYAARPPSWSKKLKQPECSTNVLLYF; this is encoded by the exons ATGCTTTTGACGTTTGCCAGAGCGCCTCTGAAGCTCACTGCGCTCCTGACGACACTTGACACTAGAAAATCTAGATGGAACGCAAGTGCTGAGAAACTCATACAGAACCTGGAGAACTTCCGAGTCTCCTGCGAGAAGCTCATCG ATGCCTTCCCGCTTGATGCCATTGATAGGAACTTTGTGCGAATTGTGAAGAACTGTATTTTCTCTCGGTCCACTCCGACCCCGCTGAGAGGTCCTGTGAGGCTGGCTGCGGTTTCTCAG GATGCCGTTGAACAGATCCTGGATTTGGACATGAACGTCACCCACTCTGAGGATTTTCTCAGCTTTGTCAGTGGTAGCAAACTTCCACGAGGATCTGAACCCTTGGCACACAGATATGGTGGCCATCAG TTTGGCTACTGGGCCGGTCAGCTTGGCGACGGAAGAGCACATTTCCTTGGTCAGTACAGCAACAG GAAGGGGGAAGTGTGGGAGCTACAACTGAAAGGCTCTGGGAAAACTCCATATTCAAG GTCTGGAGATGGTCGAGCTGTGATCCGCTCTTCTGTCAGGGAGTTCTTGTGCAGCGAAGCCATGCACTTCCTCGGTGTCCCCACCAGCAGGGCGGCCAG TCTTGTTGTCAGCGAGGAGCCCGTCCTCAGGGACCAGTTCTACGACGGCAGAGTGAAGACTGAAAAGG GAGCCGTCGTCCTCCGCTTAGCAAAGTCCTGGTTTCGCTTCGGCTCCTTGGAGATCCTGGCTCAGAGTGGAGAGATTGATCTTCTCAG GAAACTTGTTGATTTCGTGATAGTTGAGCATTTTCCCCTCATTGACGCCGAAGATCCAGATAAATATTTA GTGTTTTATTCTGTAGTCGTAAACCAGACGGCTCATCTGATCGCGCAGTGGATGTCGCTCGGCTTTGCTCACG GGGTCTGCAACACCGACAACTTCAGTCTCCTATCCATCACAATTGACTACGGCCCGTTCGGCTTCATGGAGGAATACGATCCCG ATTTTGTGCCGAACACGTCCGATGACGAGGGCAGATACAAGATCGGAGCTCAGGCCGGCGTGGGACTCTTCAACTTGGAGAAGCTTCTGCAGGCCGTCAGCCACATGCTGACCAGAGAGCAGCAGATACT GGCTGGAAAAGCGTTGAAGGCTTTCAGTGATATTTACCAGGCGAG GATCCACCAGTTGTTCACAGCAAAGCTGGGACtccagggagagatggaggaggatggacaTGTCATTGCCTTCCTGCTGAAG GTGATGGAAGAGACCAAGTCGGACTTCACCATGACGTTCAGGCAGCTGAGTGAAGTCACAGTGCAGCAGCTTCACAACAGGGACTTTGCTGAG AGCTGGGCTCTGCAGGACTTGTCGTCGCACCCGCGCTTCTCCGACTGGCTGGACTTGTATTTGCGCCGACTCAGCAG ACAACCGACAGATACCGATGTGAAACGACGACAGCGGATGAGAA GTGTGAATCCTCGGTACGTGCTGCGGAACTGGATGGCCGAGTCGGCGATAAAGAAAGCTGAGATGAGTGATTTCTCGGAG GTGGCGGTGCTGCATCACGTCCTGTCGTCGCCCTTCCTCACACAAGGATCCGCAGAGGAGGCGGGGTACGCGGCCAGGCCCCCATCGTGGTCAAAGAAGCTTAAG CAACCAGAGTGTTCGACAAATGTGTTGTTATATTTTTAG
- the LOC128755550 gene encoding protein adenylyltransferase SelO-like isoform X2, translating to MLLTFARAPLKLTALLTTLDTRKSRWNASAEKLIQNLENFRVSCEKLIDAFPLDAIDRNFVRIVKNCIFSRSTPTPLRGPVRLAAVSQDAVEQILDLDMNVTHSEDFLSFVSGSKLPRGSEPLAHRYGGHQFGYWAGQLGDGRAHFLGQYSNRKGEVWELQLKGSGKTPYSRSGDGRAVIRSSVREFLCSEAMHFLGVPTSRAASLVVSEEPVLRDQFYDGRVKTEKGAVVLRLAKSWFRFGSLEILAQSGEIDLLRKLVDFVIVEHFPLIDAEDPDKYLVFYSVVVNQTAHLIAQWMSLGFAHGVCNTDNFSLLSITIDYGPFGFMEEYDPDFVPNTSDDEGRYKIGAQAGVGLFNLEKLLQAVSHMLTREQQILAGKALKAFSDIYQARIHQLFTAKLGLQGEMEEDGHVIAFLLKVMEETKSDFTMTFRQLSEVTVQQLHNRDFAESWALQDLSSHPRFSDWLDLYLRRLSRQPTDTDVKRRQRMRSVNPRYVLRNWMAESAIKKAEMSDFSEVAVLHHVLSSPFLTQGSAEEAGYAARPPSWSKKLKSPTDSWWRRRHSTGT from the exons ATGCTTTTGACGTTTGCCAGAGCGCCTCTGAAGCTCACTGCGCTCCTGACGACACTTGACACTAGAAAATCTAGATGGAACGCAAGTGCTGAGAAACTCATACAGAACCTGGAGAACTTCCGAGTCTCCTGCGAGAAGCTCATCG ATGCCTTCCCGCTTGATGCCATTGATAGGAACTTTGTGCGAATTGTGAAGAACTGTATTTTCTCTCGGTCCACTCCGACCCCGCTGAGAGGTCCTGTGAGGCTGGCTGCGGTTTCTCAG GATGCCGTTGAACAGATCCTGGATTTGGACATGAACGTCACCCACTCTGAGGATTTTCTCAGCTTTGTCAGTGGTAGCAAACTTCCACGAGGATCTGAACCCTTGGCACACAGATATGGTGGCCATCAG TTTGGCTACTGGGCCGGTCAGCTTGGCGACGGAAGAGCACATTTCCTTGGTCAGTACAGCAACAG GAAGGGGGAAGTGTGGGAGCTACAACTGAAAGGCTCTGGGAAAACTCCATATTCAAG GTCTGGAGATGGTCGAGCTGTGATCCGCTCTTCTGTCAGGGAGTTCTTGTGCAGCGAAGCCATGCACTTCCTCGGTGTCCCCACCAGCAGGGCGGCCAG TCTTGTTGTCAGCGAGGAGCCCGTCCTCAGGGACCAGTTCTACGACGGCAGAGTGAAGACTGAAAAGG GAGCCGTCGTCCTCCGCTTAGCAAAGTCCTGGTTTCGCTTCGGCTCCTTGGAGATCCTGGCTCAGAGTGGAGAGATTGATCTTCTCAG GAAACTTGTTGATTTCGTGATAGTTGAGCATTTTCCCCTCATTGACGCCGAAGATCCAGATAAATATTTA GTGTTTTATTCTGTAGTCGTAAACCAGACGGCTCATCTGATCGCGCAGTGGATGTCGCTCGGCTTTGCTCACG GGGTCTGCAACACCGACAACTTCAGTCTCCTATCCATCACAATTGACTACGGCCCGTTCGGCTTCATGGAGGAATACGATCCCG ATTTTGTGCCGAACACGTCCGATGACGAGGGCAGATACAAGATCGGAGCTCAGGCCGGCGTGGGACTCTTCAACTTGGAGAAGCTTCTGCAGGCCGTCAGCCACATGCTGACCAGAGAGCAGCAGATACT GGCTGGAAAAGCGTTGAAGGCTTTCAGTGATATTTACCAGGCGAG GATCCACCAGTTGTTCACAGCAAAGCTGGGACtccagggagagatggaggaggatggacaTGTCATTGCCTTCCTGCTGAAG GTGATGGAAGAGACCAAGTCGGACTTCACCATGACGTTCAGGCAGCTGAGTGAAGTCACAGTGCAGCAGCTTCACAACAGGGACTTTGCTGAG AGCTGGGCTCTGCAGGACTTGTCGTCGCACCCGCGCTTCTCCGACTGGCTGGACTTGTATTTGCGCCGACTCAGCAG ACAACCGACAGATACCGATGTGAAACGACGACAGCGGATGAGAA GTGTGAATCCTCGGTACGTGCTGCGGAACTGGATGGCCGAGTCGGCGATAAAGAAAGCTGAGATGAGTGATTTCTCGGAG GTGGCGGTGCTGCATCACGTCCTGTCGTCGCCCTTCCTCACACAAGGATCCGCAGAGGAGGCGGGGTACGCGGCCAGGCCCCCATCGTGGTCAAAGAAGCTTAAG
- the LOC128755550 gene encoding protein adenylyltransferase SelO-like isoform X1 has protein sequence MLLTFARAPLKLTALLTTLDTRKSRWNASAEKLIQNLENFRVSCEKLIDAFPLDAIDRNFVRIVKNCIFSRSTPTPLRGPVRLAAVSQDAVEQILDLDMNVTHSEDFLSFVSGSKLPRGSEPLAHRYGGHQFGYWAGQLGDGRAHFLGQYSNRKGEVWELQLKGSGKTPYSRSGDGRAVIRSSVREFLCSEAMHFLGVPTSRAASLVVSEEPVLRDQFYDGRVKTEKGAVVLRLAKSWFRFGSLEILAQSGEIDLLRKLVDFVIVEHFPLIDAEDPDKYLVFYSVVVNQTAHLIAQWMSLGFAHGVCNTDNFSLLSITIDYGPFGFMEEYDPDFVPNTSDDEGRYKIGAQAGVGLFNLEKLLQAVSHMLTREQQILAGKALKAFSDIYQARIHQLFTAKLGLQGEMEEDGHVIAFLLKVMEETKSDFTMTFRQLSEVTVQQLHNRDFAESWALQDLSSHPRFSDWLDLYLRRLSRQPTDTDVKRRQRMRSVNPRYVLRNWMAESAIKKAEMSDFSEVAVLHHVLSSPFLTQGSAEEAGYAARPPSWSKKLKLCLRYRTLMTAAHHTQSFSHPWIRTPDTRSGEDLVSDWTLR, from the exons ATGCTTTTGACGTTTGCCAGAGCGCCTCTGAAGCTCACTGCGCTCCTGACGACACTTGACACTAGAAAATCTAGATGGAACGCAAGTGCTGAGAAACTCATACAGAACCTGGAGAACTTCCGAGTCTCCTGCGAGAAGCTCATCG ATGCCTTCCCGCTTGATGCCATTGATAGGAACTTTGTGCGAATTGTGAAGAACTGTATTTTCTCTCGGTCCACTCCGACCCCGCTGAGAGGTCCTGTGAGGCTGGCTGCGGTTTCTCAG GATGCCGTTGAACAGATCCTGGATTTGGACATGAACGTCACCCACTCTGAGGATTTTCTCAGCTTTGTCAGTGGTAGCAAACTTCCACGAGGATCTGAACCCTTGGCACACAGATATGGTGGCCATCAG TTTGGCTACTGGGCCGGTCAGCTTGGCGACGGAAGAGCACATTTCCTTGGTCAGTACAGCAACAG GAAGGGGGAAGTGTGGGAGCTACAACTGAAAGGCTCTGGGAAAACTCCATATTCAAG GTCTGGAGATGGTCGAGCTGTGATCCGCTCTTCTGTCAGGGAGTTCTTGTGCAGCGAAGCCATGCACTTCCTCGGTGTCCCCACCAGCAGGGCGGCCAG TCTTGTTGTCAGCGAGGAGCCCGTCCTCAGGGACCAGTTCTACGACGGCAGAGTGAAGACTGAAAAGG GAGCCGTCGTCCTCCGCTTAGCAAAGTCCTGGTTTCGCTTCGGCTCCTTGGAGATCCTGGCTCAGAGTGGAGAGATTGATCTTCTCAG GAAACTTGTTGATTTCGTGATAGTTGAGCATTTTCCCCTCATTGACGCCGAAGATCCAGATAAATATTTA GTGTTTTATTCTGTAGTCGTAAACCAGACGGCTCATCTGATCGCGCAGTGGATGTCGCTCGGCTTTGCTCACG GGGTCTGCAACACCGACAACTTCAGTCTCCTATCCATCACAATTGACTACGGCCCGTTCGGCTTCATGGAGGAATACGATCCCG ATTTTGTGCCGAACACGTCCGATGACGAGGGCAGATACAAGATCGGAGCTCAGGCCGGCGTGGGACTCTTCAACTTGGAGAAGCTTCTGCAGGCCGTCAGCCACATGCTGACCAGAGAGCAGCAGATACT GGCTGGAAAAGCGTTGAAGGCTTTCAGTGATATTTACCAGGCGAG GATCCACCAGTTGTTCACAGCAAAGCTGGGACtccagggagagatggaggaggatggacaTGTCATTGCCTTCCTGCTGAAG GTGATGGAAGAGACCAAGTCGGACTTCACCATGACGTTCAGGCAGCTGAGTGAAGTCACAGTGCAGCAGCTTCACAACAGGGACTTTGCTGAG AGCTGGGCTCTGCAGGACTTGTCGTCGCACCCGCGCTTCTCCGACTGGCTGGACTTGTATTTGCGCCGACTCAGCAG ACAACCGACAGATACCGATGTGAAACGACGACAGCGGATGAGAA GTGTGAATCCTCGGTACGTGCTGCGGAACTGGATGGCCGAGTCGGCGATAAAGAAAGCTGAGATGAGTGATTTCTCGGAG GTGGCGGTGCTGCATCACGTCCTGTCGTCGCCCTTCCTCACACAAGGATCCGCAGAGGAGGCGGGGTACGCGGCCAGGCCCCCATCGTGGTCAAAGAAGCTTAAG ctctgtcttcgaTACAGAACCCTCATGACCGCTGCTCATCACACTCAGTCCTTCTCTCACCCGTGGATAAGAACCCCGGATACCAGATCTGGGGAGGATCTCGTCTCGGACTGGACATTGAGATGA